In Rhodovulum sulfidophilum DSM 1374, the DNA window TGCCCTGGGTCAGGTCCTCGCCATCGACAGACAGCGCCGCCGAGCCGCCGGTTTCGGTGAAGCTGTCGATCTCCTGATAGAGGATCGCCTGACCGATGAAGGGCTCGAGGCTCGTGCTGCCGGCCCAGGTCTGATAGCCCAGCTCGACGAAGGCCTGCGCGGTCCGGGCCCAGTAATCGGCTTCGAGATCCTGACGGACACCGCCCACGGTGACGGTCCGGTCGGCCGAGACGTCATCCCAGGAGTAGCTCGCCCCCATGCGCAGCGCCATCTGGCCGAAGCTCCTGGCGGTGTAGACACCCAGCTGATAGCTGTCGGCATCGCTGTCGGCGCTGCCGTCGCGGGCATCGGTATCGACCATCCCGAAGCTGCCGAAGACACCCGTGCGCCAGCCGCCATCGGTCTCGGCATCGGCCCCGATCACGACACCGCCGGTGGTCGTTTCCATACCCGAGGCGCCGTCGCTGCCGTCAAGCTTGGACCAGCTGCCATAGGCCTGTCCCCAGACCTCGGGATCGCGGAAGAAGCTGCCCGCCTCGGCGCCATAGTAAATCGCGTTGCGGGTCACCGCCGCCGGGGCCGCGCCCGCGCCGGGGGTCAGCTGACGCATCCGGTTCACCACCAGCCGACGGGTCGGCGCGGTCGATTGCAACAGCGCCCCGGCCATGCCGGCATGGGTTTCGCCCGACAGCGCCTGATAGGTCCCGTCGACATCGCCCTCTTTGAGGAACAGCACCTTCTTGTAGAGCGGGTTGTCCTCGTCCATCGAACCGACAGCCCGCGCCGCATTCCGCGCATTGGTGTTCGATGAACCCACCACATCCTCGAAATCGGTGTCGTTGCGGGTCAGCGCCAGCAGCACCTTGGTGTCGTCGTCATAGTCGACGGTCGTGTCGAGATAGGCGAAATAGTCCGAGACCTCGGAGAATTCGCCGCTGATGCCCTGATCGGCGGTCAGGATCGTGTACCAGGTATTCACCTTGAAATCGCCCGCGGTGTCGCTTGCCAGCCGCGACACGCTCAGCGACGAGCTGCCGCCCAAGGTGACGGTGCCGCCGGTGGTGACGGTGCCGCCCGCGCCGCCGATGTTGTTGACGGCAAAGCCGGGGGCCTCGTCCTCCTCGGTGCTTTTCACCGCCAGCAAGTCCGAGCTGCCGTCGCTGGACACGGTCACCGCGTAGCTGGCACCGTCGGCGAAGCTGAGATCGCCGCCCGAAACGGTCAGCGTACTGATGCCCTTGCCACCCGGCGCCACGGTCGAGCCGTCCTGCAGGGTCACGTCCGACACGGTGCCGGACCCCGCCAAGGTTGCGCCACCCATCGCTTTGATCGCGCTATGCGTGAATGTGCCGGTATCGACCGAGAGCGTCCCGCCATGGATGTTGGTATCGCCGTCATACTCGGAATAGTCGCCGGTCAGGCTGACGGTGCCGTTATAGGCCTCGATCGCGCCGCCCCCGGTGACATCCAGCCCGAAGGTATAGTCGGTGTCGGTGATGCTAAACACGAGCGAGCCGTTGCCATTGCCAAAGGCCAGCGTCCCGGCATTCACCCTGCCCGCGTCCGACGGTTCATAGTTCCCGCCAGCGATACGGTCCCCGCCGATGATGAGCGTCCCGGTCGAGCCGCTATTCTGCGCAACGGAGATGGTGCCGTCGCAATTGCCCTTGCCACCCTCGGTGCCGACCGAAACGGTCGCGCCCCTGGACACCCTCATCGTGCCGTTGCTTCCGCCATCGACGCCGATCGCCAGACCGCCGCCGATATCGACACTTGCGCCAAGCTGGGCGATCAGCACGCCCTTCCCGCCGCGGCCGACAGTGGCGTCGTCCCGGACCGTCAGGCGCGAGGCAACGGTGTCGTTCTTGCCATCCTGTCCCGAACTGGCGACCGCGACGGTGCCACCGCCTCCCGCCTCATGGCCGACCGAAAGTTCGCCGACCGTGGCCGACGCCCCGCCAAAGATCGTGACGGCCCCGCCATTCAACCCGTCCGTGGCATCGCCGACGCTGTCATACCCGACCGTAAGAAGGGAGTCAGACAT includes these proteins:
- a CDS encoding autotransporter domain-containing protein, which produces MTYGQAGVGPKTVTIAGGATLYSMARGYDVLAIGYTAGDTESTLTVSGDRSTYITMGGRAFIGYNGGTTGVIYVEDGGTYEVNSVTQLGRGEDSTGRIDVDRGTLKVGADGELQLAFAVGSTGKVTLKNGSSATLGGNVLMGRNTGTTAEFNILSGSEATSNGQVVVGETDDSNATFTVDGEGSTYISNGEFDLGYASGATGKLVVGNKAEATFNDDLLVGLMGNGAIEVNTGGKVTANTDVHMGGTEGERKGGKGSLSIDGAGSSFTVNDNGLFIGFSTAGTKSNPSGSVTVSDGGTLTLKAEAPEPLGNQTQMPEARESTGDLTLGYGEGTYGVLAVRDNGSRVAVGGDLYAGYSGTGDIEVSGGASLAVDGTAYLGHGEGSTGVMTVADADVTLNGKTYIGYGGQGKMSIKGGGKVTAQDDVSLGHDTGSATETGTIMVNGIGSELDMSDSLLTVGYDSVGDATDGLNGGAVTIFGGASATVGELSVGHEAGGGGTVAVASSGQDGKNDTVASRLTVRDDATVGRGGKGVLIAQLGASVDIGGGLAIGVDGGSNGTMRVSRGATVSVGTEGGKGNCDGTISVAQNSGSTGTLIIGGDRIAGGNYEPSDAGRVNAGTLAFGNGNGSLVFSITDTDYTFGLDVTGGGAIEAYNGTVSLTGDYSEYDGDTNIHGGTLSVDTGTFTHSAIKAMGGATLAGSGTVSDVTLQDGSTVAPGGKGISTLTVSGGDLSFADGASYAVTVSSDGSSDLLAVKSTEEDEAPGFAVNNIGGAGGTVTTGGTVTLGGSSSLSVSRLASDTAGDFKVNTWYTILTADQGISGEFSEVSDYFAYLDTTVDYDDDTKVLLALTRNDTDFEDVVGSSNTNARNAARAVGSMDEDNPLYKKVLFLKEGDVDGTYQALSGETHAGMAGALLQSTAPTRRLVVNRMRQLTPGAGAAPAAVTRNAIYYGAEAGSFFRDPEVWGQAYGSWSKLDGSDGASGMETTTGGVVIGADAETDGGWRTGVFGSFGMVDTDARDGSADSDADSYQLGVYTARSFGQMALRMGASYSWDDVSADRTVTVGGVRQDLEADYWARTAQAFVELGYQTWAGSTSLEPFIGQAILYQEIDSFTETGGSAALSVDGEDLTQGITTVGLRFGRDLEGLGAGMSNLHGAVAWQHVTGDLNAESTMRFASGGDAFSVTGSALDRNQAVLSLGLRTELTERSVLDIGYEGTLSENSQSHGLQATYSIRF